A genomic stretch from Podospora pseudoanserina strain CBS 124.78 chromosome 3, whole genome shotgun sequence includes:
- the PFY1 gene encoding profilin, required for normal timing of actin polymerization in response to thermal stress (EggNog:ENOG503P5G2; COG:Z), with amino-acid sequence MSWQASSAPATSTKPPSSAPPATALGPRPRLHQITSIISILNETDKSNGPAATKAFAEGIHVGGERYVATRNEDRHVYGRQGRTGICIVKTKQAILVGHYGENAQAGNATQTVEALADYLIGLGY; translated from the exons ATGTCCTGGCAAG CCTCGTCGGCTCCGGCCACATCGACAAAGCCGCCATCGTCAGCGCCGCCGGCGACAGCACTTGGGCCGCGACCCCGGCTTCACC AAAtaacctccatcatctccatcctcaacgaAACCGACAAGTCCAACGGCCCCGCTGCCACCAAGGCCTTCGCCGAGGGCATCCACGTCGGCGGAGAGCGCTACGTTGCCACCCGCAACGAGGACCGCCACGTCTACGGCCGCCAGGGGAGGACGGGCATCTGCATCGTCAAGACCAAACAGGCCATCCTCGTCGGCCACTACGGCGAGAACGCCCAGGCCGGCAACGCCACCCAGACGGTCGAGGCGCTGGCTGATTACCTGATTGGTCTTGGTTATTAA
- the GOT1 gene encoding Golgi Transport (EggNog:ENOG503P422; COG:P), with product MWLSDSQKVGVAFCSGGGFFLIGGVLLFFDRAMLAMGNILFLIGLTIIIGPAKTAVFFARRQKIQGTLAFFSGLTLIFLRWPLIGFLIELYGILILFGDFLGTILGFARNIPVVGPYVGMLVDRTGLGARRNAELPV from the exons ATGTGGTTATCAGACTCGCAGA AGGTCGGAGTGGCCTTCTGCTCAGGCGGCGGCTTCTTTCTCATAGGGGGTGtactcctcttcttcgacAGAGCCATGCTCGCAATGGGCAAT ATCCTCTTCCTGATCGGCCTAACAATCATCATCGGCCCTGCCAAAACAGCCGTATTTTTCGCCCGCCGACAGAAAATCCAAGGAACTCTCGCCTTCTTTTCAGGCCTGACGTTGATTTTCCTCCGGTGGCCTCTGATCGGTTTTCTTATCGAGCTGTACGGGATTTTAATCTTGTTTGGGGACTTTTTGGGGACGATTCTCGGGTTTGCGAGGAATATTCCCGTTGTTGGGCCGTATGTGGGCATGTTGGTTGACAGGACGGGCttgggggcgaggaggaatgCTGAGTTGCCTGTTTAG